Below is a window of Brassica napus cultivar Da-Ae chromosome A5, Da-Ae, whole genome shotgun sequence DNA.
AATGATGATTCTTGTATCTATGTTGTGGTTATATAAATCATTTCCTTGGATGAGGCATATGCGGCCAACAACATCTGTgggaataatttgtttttaagtgACCAAAATAGCGAATTTATTGGTATGTGAgatatgtatgttttttttttacccgGGAGTAAATTGGTTGCACTTGCTAAGCTGATCAACTGGGGTAGCGTTGGGGCCGGAAAATGTATGAAGGAATTGGTGGAATATTTTCTTGAATCAGTGTAATAATTGTTGTCTCATTGATATTGATTATGTATGGTTGAACGGTAAGCTTGTACCGTCGGTTATTGAGAAGaagattaaaatatctaatgtgatAAATTTTCCCTTCCTCGAACCGTCGGTACATTGTGTTAGACGTAGAAATAGGCACccttctttccattttttttgttcctcATTAATGGTTAAAAGCAATCATTTGAAATGTAGTTGGAACCATTAAAAGTAAGTATTTTGTAGACAAACCTGGATGTCGAGACAAATGAAAGTTGTTCCTAGGaaagcatttttatttgtgtgatCTTCGGCTGCATGTTATGCACACATAAGAATGAGAATTATTTTGTATTGCACATTTTTAataattcttatatttttttgaaccaTGGGTATTTGGAGgtgttaatttttaattattatggtAGGTTTGATAGTAGGTTTAAATTTTcatcaaatttaataattaaataacatagAATATTGCTGGATTCACTCATTAAATTTTGTGTGTACCTTTCACTTTATTTCGTACTCATAGCGGCCGTCCACGTTTACGTTTCGTGGTGTTCGAACTTGATGACTCTGTTATTGGAaagaagaatatttttaatatataaagttatcctactatataaaagagacTATTTTGAGGGCTTCGAAGGTGTGCCAcatggacaaaaaaaatttattgccAACCAATCTGCCATGTCATCCCAGACTGGGCTTCAgcccaaaaaattgaaaaaaaagttACGTACTGGCCCAGCCTCTTACGTATTCATATATCCTacgtatttatataaaaattatgatttcgtattaaaatttgaaattcttgtgtgaattgaagcaatagaaaaaaaaagaacaaacaatATGATAATACGaaatcataatttatatataaatacgtAGGATATATGAATACGTAAGAGGTTGGGCCAGtacgtaacttttttttttcaatttttttgggcTAAAACCCAGTCTTAGATAACATGGCAGATTGGTTGGCCAGGAATTTTTTTACCCATGTGGCACACCTTAGAAGCTTCCAAAATAGTCTCTTTCATATAGTAGGATTTTAAGGATAAcgtttttttagtaatttttacaaaaacagTTCTGAACGAagaaaatagctaaaataaattttattaaaaaaataaaaatatatagttaattaatctagacttaggttTACAGTTAAGGGATTAGGTTTTAGgaatatgatttaaaattttttaaaataaatattaaatttaaaaaaataaaatagctattttggttattttttctttaaaaactatttatgtgacaaaaacttaaaaataactatttgaAAGAATTATTCTTCATATTTTCTTGTCATGATGTCAAGATTAATACTTGTTTAGTTAGCACATAAAATTTTTCCATGCAAGTCCTATTTAGTACAATAACATTTTCATGAAATTcctatttaataattaaatcaCTATTATATCTAATATTGACCGACCATTATTTGAGTcaataagtattttttttctgtcGGCTGAGTCAATAAATAATTTAAGCAGCACATCTACTCTAATGTTTAACGTGTTTATTGTTTTCTACGGACAaattaattaaagcaaaaagcaaagaaaaggaaaattagcaAAAGCTAGTATTTTCCCCATCTTCTATTTTGTATATATCCTTTGGAAATTTCCAAATTCTCGATACAGGGGCAAAATGGTCATTTCAGTTACTGAATTTTTCGAACCTATTTCGCTATTTTGTCCATCTTCTCAAACTTCTTTTTCGTCTTCGTCGTCTCCGATCTTAGGGTTTAAGAGAGTCGAATCACTAGTAGCGGGCAACAACCTCCACTCTCGGTCGCCGATCGAAATTCGCTTTCGCTAGTTACTCAGTATCGATCCCTTCGTTTCTCCGTTCTCTGATTATCCCGATTAGGGCTTGATCGGTGATGGTGTCTGGGTCCAGAACCGGCGGTAATCGGGCGATGGATGATGGAGATAGAAAGCTGATTGAGTCGATTAGAGAAATCGTGGGTAATCACACCGACGCCGATATCTACGCCGCCTTGAAAGAAGCTGACATGAACGCCGACGAGGCTGTGCAGAAGCTGATTCATCaaggtttctctctctctctctcttcgtctCTTTGACGAAAGCTAGGGTCTTTGTGTGCGTATGTAGAATGCTGTAGATGGGTTATGCAAAAGTTTCGGTTTTTGATCTTATCTTACGGAGTTTTGTTGATAATTCGATGTATTATTCTGGTGGCGAGTTCGAATACTTGTGTTACTGTTTCTATTACCATTATGGTTTGCTAAaggctttttctttttgttcagaTCCTTTCCATGaggtgaagagaagaagagacagGAAGAAAGAGGTAAGCTCACAATTGTTTTTTGCCCCTTCCACTGCATTTGAAGAAGGGGACTGGGTTGTTTTGTTTACAGTGTTTGTGTTACTAGTATGTATATCATTGGGTGTCTACGTGTGCTAAGTTTGTTGTGTTTAGTGGACATTCCAACCATCCTTAGTATGAAATTTTGTTGGTGCTTCGAAACTTTGTCAACTTTTCTATACATTCAAATAGTTTGCTGAATCCCTGGAGATCATTAGGATCCTTCTTTTATGTTTCCGGGTTCAGTTTGGCAGTCGTCTCTATGTGAGAAAGGGTGTTGCACATTTTTGTCTTATATGAACTCTGATTTTATGCGGAATGTCCTTTGTTTGCATCAGGTTGCAGTATTGGTTGAGCCTGCCGACGAAAAGAAACCTCTTGAAAGTGTTACCAGTGAGGTGAACGTTCGTACACAGCCTGAGCATAATGCTCGGAGAGGAGGCTACAGTAGGAATGTCTTCCCTAGGAACGCTGCTCCACGAGATGATTTTCATAAGAACACTGCTCCGCGAAATGAATTTCCTAGGAACGCTGCTCCACGAAATGAGTTTCCTAGGAACGCTGCTCAACAACATGAGTTTCATAGGAACCCTGCTCCACGTAATGTCTTTCCTAGGAACGCTGCTCCCCGAAATGCATTTCCTAGAGCTACTGGTAAATCAACATGATGATTTATACTTGCCAGTTTCTTTCGTTATGCCTATGCCACACAATCCCTTAGCCTCGGgtgaatataaaaaaacaaaatgtgtAGGTCAAGGAAAATAGAAGAAACTGGATTGCAATGCAtgtcttgaattttttttttttttgaatctttgTGATTGGCGTTAGGCCTCCCAGTTTCATGTAATGTATGGTCCATGTTCATCTATAAATGCTGTTTCGTATGTCTGAATTGGTTTGTTTCGTGTTAGTGCAGGATCCAAGAGAGAGTTTCGTGTTGTTAGAGACAATAGGTCTAATCCAAATGTTGGTGAAGAGTTGAAGCATACTTCCGCCCACCAGTCTTCTGGATTAGACATTAGCAAAGTAATGGCCTCTCAGGACCAAAAGGGGTATGTTCTTCAATTTTACATTATCCTGTTGTTCGTTTTCTAGCATGTTCTATCGGCGGCTTGCCttgttttgcttctttttttatatatatatatgtgcaaaAACATGATACTCTTTAATGATTGTTTTTAATGTTACTGTAAGGGAGTATGTCTCTGTAGCTGTACTATTACAAAAACTAAGTTACGAAGAACGTTTAAGCAATTAATAGGCATGCGTTAGTTTTCTGCATTGTCTTTTAGTAGATGGAGAGAATAATGCGTATGTTCCCTTGGTAGGCATCCCACTGCAGTTTACCGACATGGTTACTTCTTGGGAAATAGAAAGAAAGCCCCACTGAGAACTGTTATCTTATAATTTCGAGAAAAAGCTATGCTGAATTCAgatgagaaaaataaagattGCGGCTCTTATTTTCATTGTTTGCCAGCTTAACAGGTGGTTTTGGCAATCGTCGATCTCCTGGGGATCAAGATTTTTCCGAAGCTTGTAATGCATCAGCAGATGTCAGGCTCAGAGATGCTGAAATTGCTCCATTGCACCATCCAACCAGAAAAGAACTCTCTGATGGAAAGCGGACGGCCCGTAGTGTTACCTTGCCATCAACCAATTCAGTTATTGGTGTATATCCGTCTTCCACGGATCCAGTTCATGTACCATCTCCTGTTTCCAGATCATCACCTGTGGGAGCTATTAAACGTGAAGTAAGAGGTGGAGGCTTTGGTGGAAAACCTTCTGAAAATGTTGGTAAAGATCCATCTGCATGTGCGGGTTCTTTGTCAGGGTCCTCGATTAGAAAGATTGGGACTCCAAATGCACATCGATCATCTTCCCCAAATTCAAAGATTGATCAAGTCAGTCAAACTACTTTACGAGAGTCTGTTTTACCCAGCGGTGGGGAAAAGAATAGACCTGTTTTGAACAGGCAGCGTGGAAACAGAGGAAGCCAAAATGCTAGAACACAACAAGTTGGTGGTCATACAAAAGGTAATTTATGTGCAAGTATTAGTTCTGCTAACCATTTTGCCTCAGGAGGCACTATAGATTTTGCGTATAGCTGATGTCTTGGTTTATATAATCCTTTTTCAATCCATTTCCTATCATGACTTCTGATATTCTTGGtcaacctgttcttaatgcagGAGTCTCACAGAACAAGGAATGGAAGCCTAAACTAATTCAGAAATCTGTTGGACATAACCCTGGAGTAATTGGAACACCTGCAAAGTCTCAGGCTTGTCGTTCTGATGATATTTCCTCAAACTTGGAATCGGAGGCTGCTAAGGTGCAAGATAAGCTTTCGCATGTTCATATCAGTGAAAGCCAGAATGTCATCATCGCAGATCATATTCGCGTCCCAGAGACTGACCGATGTCAGCTTACTTTTGGTAGCTTTGTTCAAGAGTTTAGTTCTTCAGTGAATTCAGAATCTGCTTTCCAGGAATCATGCTCTTTAGAAGAACTTAGAGAAACTGATCGTAGGTAAGTTGgtgttattatttgtttttgtacattttgaataaaatttaagatCACCTTGCATCTTTCCTTAAGTAACTTGGTGATATTGTTTACAGTTCGCCAGTTTCTTCTCCAGAGACTTTAACTGATAGTCCGGGAGATAAGCCTATCGATATTCGTGATGATCATGTCAGAGTTTCTGAATCTGACTCACGTGTACCAGTGGCGTCTGAGCATCAGTTACCCGAAGAGAAGGAAGCTCACAGATCTGACAATTTGGATGAGTACTCGGAAATTCAATTGCTCAATAGGAACGGTCCACATTATACTCCTTTAGAGTTTGAAGAGCAGCAAGATCCTCCTGAGTTGCAAAAAGCTCCTGTAAGGTTTCCTGCAATTTGTACCTTTAGAAAATCcaaggcatatatatatatacattccaAACTTACTCTCTTGTCCTTCCCAGCAGGCATATGGTAATCACGGTAGTTATGACTCTCCGTATGAAAACGTACGAGGACAAGGATTACCATCTCAGCAAGAGGTAATTTATTTTCCTGGCGTGCCAGCATTAAGTTGCCTTCAGGCTTTTCTTTGTGCAGAGTCATGATTATCTTTCATTTCATTAGGCAAGAAAAACTAACAAGGTATTATTTTGCTAATGGAGCAGGTGTTGAGTACTCAAATGGTGAACAATGGGCCTTCATCTACGATTCCCATGctgcagcagcagcaacaacaacaacaacaacaggcGTCAATGCAACAGATGTACCCGCAGGTTCAAGTTGCACATTTCCCCAATCTGATGCCTTATCGTCAGTTCGTCTCCTATGTTCCCCAGATGCCCATGCCAGGCTACTCAGGTAACCCAGCAGCGTATGCACACCCTTCAAATGGAAATAGCTATGTTCTGATGCCTGGAGGTGGTTCTCATCCTGGCTCAAACGGTGTCAAGTATGGCATCCAGCAATTCAAGCCAGTCCCAACAGGTGGTCCTACTGGTTTTGGGACTTACAACAACAACCCTAATGCGTATCAGATTAATACTCCCAATGTAGTTGGAAACGCC
It encodes the following:
- the LOC111215723 gene encoding uncharacterized protein LOC111215723 isoform X4, whose amino-acid sequence is MVSGSRTGGNRAMDDGDRKLIESIREIVGNHTDADIYAALKEADMNADEAVQKLIHQDPFHEVKRRRDRKKEVAVLVEPADEKKPLESVTSEVNVRTQPEHNARRGGYSRNVFPRNAAPRDDFHKNTAPRNEFPRNAAPRNEFPRNAAQQHEFHRNPAPRNVFPRNAAPRNAFPRATGSKREFRVVRDNRSNPNVGEELKHTSAHQSSGLDISKVMASQDQKGLTGGFGNRRSPGDQDFSEACNASADVRLRDAEIAPLHHPTRKELSDGKRTARSVTLPSTNSVIGVYPSSTDPVHVPSPVSRSSPVGAIKREVRGGGFGGKPSENVGKDPSACAGSLSGSSIRKIGTPNAHRSSSPNSKIDQVSQTTLRESVLPSGGEKNRPVLNRQRGNRGSQNARTQQVGGHTKGVSQNKEWKPKLIQKSVGHNPGVIGTPAKSQACRSDDISSNLESEAAKVQDKLSHVHISESQNVIIADHIRVPETDRCQLTFGSFVQEFSSSVNSESAFQESCSLEELRETDRSSPVSSPETLTDSPGDKPIDIRDDHVRVSESDSRVPVASEHQLPEEKEAHRSDNLDEYSEIQLLNRNGPHYTPLEFEEQQDPPELQKAPQAYGNHGSYDSPYENVRGQGLPSQQEVLSTQMVNNGPSSTIPMLQQQQQQQQQQASMQQMYPQVQVAHFPNLMPYRQFVSYVPQMPMPGYSGNPAAYAHPSNGNSYVLMPGGGSHPGSNGVKYGIQQFKPVPTGGPTGFGTYNNNPNAYQINTPNVVGNAMGLEDPSRMKYKDGNIYVQNPQNPRDLSSLQSPPYYNVAGQTPHGAYLPSHTSHPSFNAAAQSPQMQFQGLFHPPQPGAMANQHHMGPGLGGNVGVVPSPPSQLGAYQQSQLGHPNWGANF
- the LOC111215723 gene encoding uncharacterized protein LOC111215723 isoform X1; its protein translation is MVSGSRTGGNRAMDDGDRKLIESIREIVGNHTDADIYAALKEADMNADEAVQKLIHQDPFHEVKRRRDRKKEVAVLVEPADEKKPLESVTSEVNVRTQPEHNARRGGYSRNVFPRNAAPRDDFHKNTAPRNEFPRNAAPRNEFPRNAAQQHEFHRNPAPRNVFPRNAAPRNAFPRATGSKREFRVVRDNRSNPNVGEELKHTSAHQSSGLDISKVMASQDQKGLTGGFGNRRSPGDQDFSEACNASADVRLRDAEIAPLHHPTRKELSDGKRTARSVTLPSTNSVIGVYPSSTDPVHVPSPVSRSSPVGAIKREVRGGGFGGKPSENVGKDPSACAGSLSGSSIRKIGTPNAHRSSSPNSKIDQVSQTTLRESVLPSGGEKNRPVLNRQRGNRGSQNARTQQVGGHTKGVSQNKEWKPKLIQKSVGHNPGVIGTPAKSQACRSDDISSNLESEAAKVQDKLSHVHISESQNVIIADHIRVPETDRCQLTFGSFVQEFSSSVNSESAFQESCSLEELRETDRSSPVSSPETLTDSPGDKPIDIRDDHVRVSESDSRVPVASEHQLPEEKEAHRSDNLDEYSEIQLLNRNGPHYTPLEFEEQQDPPELQKAPQAYGNHGSYDSPYENVRGQGLPSQQEVLSTQMVNNGPSSTIPMLQQQQQQQQQQASMQQMYPQVQVAHFPNLMPYRQFVSYVPQMPMPGYSGNPAAYAHPSNGNSYVLMPGGGSHPGSNGVKYGIQQFKPVPTGGPTGFGTYNNNPNAYQINTPNVVGNAMGLEDPSRMKYKDGNIYVQNPQQQPETSDIWMQNPRDLSSLQSPPYYNVAGQTPHGAYLPSHTSHPSFNAAAQSPQMQFQGLFHPPQPGAMANQHHMGPGLGGNVGVVPSPPSQLGAYQQSQLGHPNWGANF
- the LOC111215723 gene encoding uncharacterized protein LOC111215723 isoform X2, whose amino-acid sequence is MVSGSRTGGNRAMDDGDRKLIESIREIVGNHTDADIYAALKEADMNADEAVQKLIHQDPFHEVKRRRDRKKEVAVLVEPADEKKPLESVTSEVNVRTQPEHNARRGGYSRNVFPRNAAPRDDFHKNTAPRNEFPRNAAPRNEFPRNAAQQHEFHRNPAPRNVFPRNAAPRNAFPRATGSKREFRVVRDNRSNPNVGEELKHTSAHQSSGLDISKVMASQDQKGLTGGFGNRRSPGDQDFSEACNASADVRLRDAEIAPLHHPTRKELSDGKRTARSVTLPSTNSVIGVYPSSTDPVHVPSPVSRSSPVGAIKREVRGGGFGGKPSENVGKDPSACAGSLSGSSIRKIGTPNAHRSSSPNSKIDQVSQTTLRESVLPSGGEKNRPVLNRQRGNRGSQNARTQQVGGHTKGVSQNKEWKPKLIQKSVGHNPGVIGTPAKSQACRSDDISSNLESEAAKVQDKLSHVHISESQNVIIADHIRVPETDRCQLTFGSFVQEFSSSVNSESAFQESCSLEELRETDRSSPVSSPETLTDSPGDKPIDIRDDHVRVSESDSRVPVASEHQLPEEKEAHRSDNLDEYSEIQLLNRNGPHYTPLEFEEQQDPPELQKAPQAYGNHGSYDSPYENVRGQGLPSQQEVLSTQMVNNGPSSTIPMLQQQQQQQQQQASMQQMYPQVQVAHFPNLMPYRQFVSYVPQMPMPGYSGNPAAYAHPSNGNSYVLMPGGGSHPGSNGVKYGIQQFKPVPTGGPTGFGTYNNNPNAYQINTPNVVGNAMGLEDPSRMKYKDGNIYVQNPQQPETSDIWMQNPRDLSSLQSPPYYNVAGQTPHGAYLPSHTSHPSFNAAAQSPQMQFQGLFHPPQPGAMANQHHMGPGLGGNVGVVPSPPSQLGAYQQSQLGHPNWGANF
- the LOC111215723 gene encoding uncharacterized protein LOC111215723 isoform X5 — translated: MVSGSRTGGNRAMDDGDRKLIESIREIVGNHTDADIYAALKEADMNADEAVQKLIHQDPFHEVKRRRDRKKEVAVLVEPADEKKPLESVTSEVNVRTQPEHNARRGGYSRNVFPRNAAPRDDFHKNTAPRNEFPRNAAPRNEFPRNAAQQHEFHRNPAPRNVFPRNAAPRNAFPRATGSKREFRVVRDNRSNPNVGEELKHTSAHQSSGLDISKVMASQDQKGLTGGFGNRRSPGDQDFSEACNASADVRLRDAEIAPLHHPTRKELSDGKRTARSVTLPSTNSVIGVYPSSTDPVHVPSPVSRSSPVGAIKREVRGGGFGGKPSENVGKDPSACAGSLSGSSIRKIGTPNAHRSSSPNSKIDQVSQTTLRESVLPSGGEKNRPVLNRQRGNRGSQNARTQQVGGHTKGVSQNKEWKPKLIQKSVGHNPGVIGTPAKSQACRSDDISSNLESEAAKVQDKLSHVHISESQNVIIADHIRVPETDRCQLTFGSFVQEFSSSVNSESAFQESCSLEELRETDRSSPVSSPETLTDSPGDKPIDIRDDHVRVSESDSRVPVASEHQLPEEKEAHRSDNLDEYSEIQLLNRNGPHYTPLEFEEQQDPPELQKAPAYGNHGSYDSPYENVRGQGLPSQQEVLSTQMVNNGPSSTIPMLQQQQQQQQQQASMQQMYPQVQVAHFPNLMPYRQFVSYVPQMPMPGYSGNPAAYAHPSNGNSYVLMPGGGSHPGSNGVKYGIQQFKPVPTGGPTGFGTYNNNPNAYQINTPNVVGNAMGLEDPSRMKYKDGNIYVQNPQQPETSDIWMQNPRDLSSLQSPPYYNVAGQTPHGAYLPSHTSHPSFNAAAQSPQMQFQGLFHPPQPGAMANQHHMGPGLGGNVGVVPSPPSQLGAYQQSQLGHPNWGANF
- the LOC111215723 gene encoding uncharacterized protein LOC111215723 isoform X3, translated to MVSGSRTGGNRAMDDGDRKLIESIREIVGNHTDADIYAALKEADMNADEAVQKLIHQDPFHEVKRRRDRKKEVAVLVEPADEKKPLESVTSEVNVRTQPEHNARRGGYSRNVFPRNAAPRDDFHKNTAPRNEFPRNAAPRNEFPRNAAQQHEFHRNPAPRNVFPRNAAPRNAFPRATGSKREFRVVRDNRSNPNVGEELKHTSAHQSSGLDISKVMASQDQKGLTGGFGNRRSPGDQDFSEACNASADVRLRDAEIAPLHHPTRKELSDGKRTARSVTLPSTNSVIGVYPSSTDPVHVPSPVSRSSPVGAIKREVRGGGFGGKPSENVGKDPSACAGSLSGSSIRKIGTPNAHRSSSPNSKIDQVSQTTLRESVLPSGGEKNRPVLNRQRGNRGSQNARTQQVGGHTKGVSQNKEWKPKLIQKSVGHNPGVIGTPAKSQACRSDDISSNLESEAAKVQDKLSHVHISESQNVIIADHIRVPETDRCQLTFGSFVQEFSSSVNSESAFQESCSLEELRETDRSSPVSSPETLTDSPGDKPIDIRDDHVRVSESDSRVPVASEHQLPEEKEAHRSDNLDEYSEIQLLNRNGPHYTPLEFEEQQDPPELQKAPAYGNHGSYDSPYENVRGQGLPSQQEVLSTQMVNNGPSSTIPMLQQQQQQQQQQASMQQMYPQVQVAHFPNLMPYRQFVSYVPQMPMPGYSGNPAAYAHPSNGNSYVLMPGGGSHPGSNGVKYGIQQFKPVPTGGPTGFGTYNNNPNAYQINTPNVVGNAMGLEDPSRMKYKDGNIYVQNPQQQPETSDIWMQNPRDLSSLQSPPYYNVAGQTPHGAYLPSHTSHPSFNAAAQSPQMQFQGLFHPPQPGAMANQHHMGPGLGGNVGVVPSPPSQLGAYQQSQLGHPNWGANF